Below is a window of Photobacterium atrarenae DNA.
GTGCCAGCGCTGCCCGCAGCCGGTGGCTGGTCTGGCGGCGAAACAACAGGCAGACGACCAGCAGCAGGGCGGCGGCATAGGCTGAGCCGATATAGAAAAAGTATTGCACTACCCAGGGAAGCCAGGCGACATCCTGCGCCGGGACAAGAACTTCAGTGATCATCATGCGTGCGCTCCTTGGGGATCATAGATCGCCGGTTGACCGTCGATTTGGGAAGTAAAACGTTCATCCATGCCGATATAAAATACATGGGGGCTGGTGCCGGCTTCGGGCTTGAGCACTTTCAGATCATCCTGGTTTTCAGCCAGGATGCGGCTGATCTCGCTGTTTGGATTGTTGAGATCGCCGATAATCCGCGCGCCGCCGACACAGGTTTCGACGCAGGCCGGAAGCAGGCCGGCTTCAAGCCGGTGGGCACAGAAGGTACATTTGTCGGCTGTTAAGGTGTCCTGGTTGATAAACCGGGCGTCATAAGGACAGGCCTGAACGCAATAGGCGCAGGCGACACAACGTTGGTTGTCGACCATCACGATGCCGTCTTCACGCTGGAATGTGGCCTGGACCGGGCAGACCTTGACGCAAGGCGGATTGTCGCAGTGGTTGCACAGCCGCGGCAGGGTGAATGATTTGACGGCCTGGGTTTCGACCGAGCCGTCCTCCAGGGTGACTTCATATTGCTTGACTGTGGTGCGGAACTGGCCGATTGGCGCCTGGTTTTCGATGCTGCAGCCGACGGTACAGGCCTGGCAGCCGACACATTTGCGCAGGTCAATGACCATGGCGTAGCGTTTGCCGGTTTGGCCTTTTCGCTCGGGGAGCTGGTTGTTTCGAATCACGGGGCTGGCAGCAACCGTCCCGGCGACCGGGATCAAGGCAGCACCTGCGGTGAGGGCACCGATACTGTTGAGGAATCGTCGTTTGGTGGTATCCATAGCGAACCCTTTTCTGAGCTATGTGAGGGGCTTGAGGAAATTGTCAGCAATTGGCCAAGTGCTTGATATTGTGGTTTTCCACATATCCGGCTTTGGTTTGATCTGGGACAAATGCTGCGACCGGGGCAGCGCTGCTATGCTGTGGCAGCATGGATGGCGCGGGCGGTTCGCCCGGTTGAGTGCAGGGAATTGTTCGGCGTGAGCGTGATGGCCATGAGGGAACTCCATTGAGTTTGGTAACACAAAAGGAAACAACATGAAGCTGAGTCGCGTCCGGCAGGCAGGCCAGCGCTCAGCCGTGTGGATGCTGGTGCTGAGTCTGCTGGTGATGTCGGCGGCATGCCGGAGCGAAACGCCGGACCCGGCAGTGGATCCGCAAGTGGCTCGCCAGGTGCCATCCACGGTGGTGGAAGTCGGGGTGCTGGCGACGCGTGGTGCGCAGTCGGCCCGACAGCGCTGGCAGCCGACCATGAGCTGGCTGGCATCGCAGATCCCGAATACCCGGTTTGTGGTTCACCCGTATGATCTGGCAGCCATGGCGCAGGCAGTCAAACAGGGCACGATTGATTTTGTCATCACCAATCCCGGTCAGGCGGTGCAGCTCGGGCGGCAGTATACCCTGTCCTGGCTCGCCACTCTGACCAGCCGCTCGCCGGTCAGCCCCACTCACGGTATTGGCTCAGCGTTGGTCGTTCGCCGGGGGAGCCCCTATACCCGATTGGATCAGTTGAGCGGCATGCCGATCGCCGCCGTGGCGGACAATGCATTCGGCGGTTATTTAACCCTGCGTTACGAGGTGGCCGGGCAGGGACTCAACCCCAATCATTATTTCTCGGATGTCTCCTTTGTCGGTTTTCCGCTGGATGCCAGTGTGTATCAGTTGCGGGAT
It encodes the following:
- the dsrO gene encoding sulfate reduction electron transfer complex DsrMKJOP subunit DsrO; the encoded protein is MDTTKRRFLNSIGALTAGAALIPVAGTVAASPVIRNNQLPERKGQTGKRYAMVIDLRKCVGCQACTVGCSIENQAPIGQFRTTVKQYEVTLEDGSVETQAVKSFTLPRLCNHCDNPPCVKVCPVQATFQREDGIVMVDNQRCVACAYCVQACPYDARFINQDTLTADKCTFCAHRLEAGLLPACVETCVGGARIIGDLNNPNSEISRILAENQDDLKVLKPEAGTSPHVFYIGMDERFTSQIDGQPAIYDPQGAHA